A genomic region of Salinibacter pepae contains the following coding sequences:
- a CDS encoding DUF6503 family protein, whose translation MRHLALLPAAALVLLLGACGAPAPSPSAEAVIDSARAAHGAPVLDRALVTFAFRGDAYRLRQDGGTFHYRRAHTDSLGRPVVEGLTNDGPYRVVEGDTVTLSSSGQGAVETTVNSVAYFTLLPAPLDDPAVQPSYSGRDTIGGVPYHRVRVTFRQEGGGADWEDVFVYWFRTDTYAMDYLAYAYGQGPDEEAGTRFRAAYNMRRRTGVRVADYENYTADTLTADQMAQYPDLLEEGALERVSEVEVDSVQVRPL comes from the coding sequence ATGCGCCATCTTGCTCTTTTGCCCGCCGCGGCCCTCGTGCTTCTCCTCGGGGCCTGCGGGGCCCCGGCCCCGTCGCCGTCCGCCGAGGCCGTGATCGACAGCGCCCGGGCCGCCCACGGGGCCCCGGTGCTCGACCGGGCCTTGGTGACGTTCGCTTTCCGGGGCGACGCGTACCGCCTCCGGCAGGACGGCGGGACGTTTCACTACCGGCGCGCCCACACCGACTCGCTGGGGCGCCCCGTCGTAGAGGGCCTCACGAACGACGGGCCCTACCGCGTGGTGGAGGGGGACACGGTCACGCTCTCGTCGTCCGGGCAGGGTGCGGTGGAGACGACCGTCAACTCGGTGGCGTATTTCACCCTGCTGCCCGCGCCCCTCGACGACCCGGCCGTGCAGCCGTCCTACAGCGGCCGCGACACGATCGGCGGCGTGCCGTACCACCGCGTGCGGGTGACCTTCCGCCAAGAGGGCGGCGGGGCGGACTGGGAGGACGTGTTCGTGTACTGGTTTCGCACCGACACCTACGCGATGGACTACCTGGCCTACGCCTACGGGCAGGGCCCCGACGAGGAGGCGGGCACCCGCTTCCGGGCGGCGTACAACATGCGCCGCCGCACCGGCGTCCGCGTCGCAGACTACGAGAACTACACCGCCGACACGCTGACCGCGGACCAGATGGCCCAGTACCCGGATCTTTTAGAAGAAGGCGCCCTGGAGCGAGTGTCGGAGGTGGAGGTCGACAGCGTGCAGGTGCGCCCGCTCTGA
- a CDS encoding carbon-nitrogen hydrolase family protein: MNIALVQHAHSSSPAAAVDRGARAVRAAADAGADLVVFPELSFTPFYPRVPVADRDRSALDLAEPVPGPTTEALAEAAAEQGVVVVFNLMERAGDRTFDTSPVLDADGTLLGRTRMMHITAYEHFHEQGYYAPGDTGAPVYDTAAGRIGVAVCYDRHYPEYLRALALQEADLVVVPQAGTVGEWPDGMYEAELRTAALQHGFFTALANRTGPEGDMPFAGRSFVTDPFGEVVAQAPGAEETILHASLDLSRTADAPARRLFLRHRRPDQYERGAVALASDRTD, from the coding sequence ATGAACATCGCCCTCGTGCAGCACGCCCACTCATCGTCGCCCGCGGCCGCCGTCGATCGCGGCGCACGGGCGGTGCGGGCGGCCGCCGACGCCGGGGCCGACCTCGTCGTCTTCCCCGAGCTCTCGTTCACGCCCTTCTACCCGCGGGTGCCGGTGGCGGACCGGGACCGAAGCGCCCTCGACCTGGCCGAGCCGGTGCCGGGCCCCACGACGGAGGCCCTCGCCGAGGCCGCCGCCGAGCAAGGCGTGGTCGTGGTCTTCAACCTGATGGAGCGGGCCGGGGACCGCACGTTCGACACCTCGCCCGTACTCGACGCCGACGGCACGCTGCTCGGGCGGACGCGCATGATGCACATCACCGCGTACGAGCACTTCCACGAGCAGGGCTACTACGCCCCGGGCGACACCGGCGCGCCGGTCTACGACACGGCCGCCGGACGGATCGGCGTGGCCGTCTGCTACGATCGCCACTACCCCGAGTACCTGCGGGCGCTGGCCCTGCAGGAGGCCGACCTCGTGGTGGTGCCGCAGGCGGGCACCGTCGGGGAGTGGCCCGACGGGATGTACGAGGCCGAGCTTCGGACGGCTGCGCTCCAGCACGGGTTTTTTACGGCCCTCGCCAACCGAACGGGACCCGAGGGCGACATGCCGTTTGCGGGCCGCTCCTTTGTTACGGATCCTTTCGGTGAGGTGGTGGCGCAGGCGCCGGGGGCCGAAGAGACCATCCTGCACGCGTCACTCGATCTTTCCCGGACCGCCGACGCCCCCGCCCGCCGGCTGTTTCTGCGCCACCGCCGCCCGGACCAGTACGAACGGGGCGCCGTGGCCCTCGCGTCGGACCGGACGGACTGA
- a CDS encoding SPOR domain-containing protein, with the protein MALPNALPVRVLSILAGVCISGMVLGACSGPGSTGRSSEGEPGTRIYHVQLRLTEDKGRATEALGRAERWWRERPPADRPPLVQGTSSSGRPVTITWKAPLYRVRLGPFATETQAEAVLDAARPAFPDAFVAPDRSEAAPRER; encoded by the coding sequence ATGGCCCTACCGAACGCGCTGCCAGTCCGGGTGCTGAGCATCCTGGCCGGGGTGTGCATAAGCGGAATGGTTCTGGGCGCCTGCTCGGGTCCGGGGTCCACCGGCCGGTCGTCTGAGGGGGAGCCGGGCACCCGCATCTACCACGTGCAGCTTCGGCTTACGGAGGACAAGGGCCGGGCGACCGAGGCCCTCGGGCGGGCCGAACGGTGGTGGCGCGAGCGCCCCCCGGCGGACCGGCCCCCGCTCGTTCAGGGGACATCGTCCTCCGGGAGGCCCGTCACCATCACGTGGAAGGCGCCCCTCTACCGCGTGCGGCTCGGCCCGTTCGCCACCGAGACGCAGGCCGAGGCCGTGCTCGACGCCGCCCGCCCGGCGTTTCCGGACGCCTTCGTCGCCCCCGACCGGTCCGAGGCCGCCCCCCGGGAGCGCTGA